The following are from one region of the Pseudomonadota bacterium genome:
- the grpE gene encoding nucleotide exchange factor GrpE, which yields MSKKSLDHKQEERFDHRKAEVEAEAKAKAEAEDKAGGENEGDEIEAQIAAAEREAKEHYDKLLRVMADFDNYKKRQAREREELTRFSNEKLLADLLPALDDLDRVLEHVPIDASKEVRDFEDGVALARRSLASTLEKFGLKEVAALGERFDPAQHEAIATVESESEPGSVIAVHRKGYWLHDRLLRPAMVTVAKEGER from the coding sequence ATGAGCAAGAAGTCACTCGATCACAAGCAGGAGGAGCGTTTCGACCACAGGAAGGCCGAGGTTGAGGCTGAGGCCAAGGCCAAGGCCGAGGCCGAGGACAAGGCCGGGGGCGAAAACGAAGGCGACGAGATCGAGGCGCAGATCGCCGCGGCGGAGCGCGAGGCCAAAGAGCACTACGACAAGCTGCTCCGGGTGATGGCCGACTTCGACAACTACAAGAAAAGGCAGGCGCGCGAGCGCGAGGAGCTCACCAGGTTCTCGAACGAGAAGCTGCTCGCGGACCTTCTGCCCGCGCTCGACGACCTGGACCGCGTGCTGGAGCACGTGCCGATCGACGCGTCGAAGGAGGTGCGCGACTTCGAGGACGGCGTCGCGCTCGCGCGGCGCTCTCTCGCATCGACCCTCGAGAAGTTCGGGCTCAAAGAGGTGGCCGCGCTGGGCGAGCGGTTCGATCCGGCGCAGCACGAGGCGATAGCCACGGTGGAGAGCGAGAGCGAGCCCGGCTCGGTGATCGCGGTCCACCGCAAGGGCTATTGGCTCCACGACAGGCTGCTTCGGCCGGCCATGGTCACGGTCGCGAAGGAAGGCGAAAGGTGA
- the hrcA gene encoding heat-inducible transcription repressor HrcA encodes MTPGPTKRHLEILEILISDYIASAQPVGSRTIARQHHGHLSPATVRNIMADLTDLGLLAQPHVSAGRLPTALGMRVFVETLLKRRDLSETEMHEIRRRCAGDERRMDAVLSRTSRMLAAVSRYAGMVVTPDAGRIKFRHMEFVPLSGRRLLGIFVSQDGSVQNRLIEVGEDYSYPDIERINNYCNRSFLGLSLEDALEKARTEHAAAREEYDRLLSGAMALSEELLSAIPGIDLVVDGEMQLLAEPEFAKAEDFRRIVEALEEKSSMLGLLERCRDGQGVRIFIGSEAHIEGVDSVGIVGAPYLKDGKVVGAIGVIGPMRMDYSRVVPIVDFTAKVLSDVLDS; translated from the coding sequence ATGACACCAGGCCCCACAAAACGGCATCTCGAGATACTCGAGATCCTCATCTCCGACTACATCGCCTCAGCCCAGCCGGTGGGCAGCCGCACGATCGCGCGGCAGCACCACGGCCACCTCTCGCCGGCCACCGTGCGAAACATCATGGCCGATCTGACCGACCTCGGCCTGCTGGCGCAGCCGCACGTCTCCGCAGGCAGGCTCCCCACCGCCTTGGGCATGAGGGTGTTCGTGGAGACCCTTCTCAAGAGGCGCGACCTGTCCGAGACGGAGATGCACGAGATAAGGCGCCGGTGCGCGGGCGACGAGCGGCGCATGGACGCGGTGCTCTCCCGCACCTCCAGGATGCTCGCCGCCGTGTCCCGCTACGCGGGCATGGTGGTCACCCCTGACGCGGGGAGGATAAAGTTCCGCCACATGGAGTTCGTGCCGCTCTCGGGGCGGAGGCTCCTGGGGATATTCGTCTCGCAGGACGGCTCGGTGCAGAACAGGCTCATCGAGGTGGGGGAGGACTACAGCTATCCCGACATCGAGAGGATAAACAACTACTGCAACCGCTCGTTCCTCGGGCTCTCGCTCGAGGATGCGCTGGAGAAGGCGAGGACGGAGCATGCGGCGGCGCGCGAGGAGTACGACCGGCTGCTCTCGGGGGCGATGGCGCTCTCCGAGGAGCTTCTCTCCGCGATACCGGGGATCGACCTCGTGGTGGACGGCGAGATGCAGCTGCTGGCCGAGCCGGAGTTCGCAAAGGCGGAGGACTTCCGAAGGATCGTGGAGGCGCTGGAGGAGAAGAGCTCCATGCTCGGGCTGCTCGAGCGCTGCCGCGACGGCCAGGGGGTGCGCATATTCATAGGCTCGGAGGCACACATAGAAGGGGTCGACTCGGTCGGCATCGTGGGGGCGCCCTATCTCAAGGACGGAAAGGTCGTCGGCGCCATCGGCGTGATAGGCCCCATGCGCATGGACTACTCGCGCGTGGTGCCGATCGTTGACTTCACCGCCAAGGTCCTGAGCGACGTCCTGGATTCGTAG